One Nicotiana tomentosiformis chromosome 4, ASM39032v3, whole genome shotgun sequence genomic window carries:
- the LOC104117903 gene encoding BTB/POZ domain-containing protein At1g21780, with the protein MTDTKVETISRLAQWRIDNFGASTYKRSDPFKIGIWNWHLSIEKNRYLYIRLFPEPSRLSKEQLPPPFARFMLRVTTTGTNRRPHISPVYERLLRTSDDFVWPIDSALQGRFIIDVEFLDLKIYSPNGGEGKSIWPNDIILQALATQSTLRCLSRMLDESIHADVTINTADGSVKAHRAILSASSPVFHSMFLHDLREKESSMIDIEDMSTESCTALLSYLYGTIKQEDFWKHRLALLGAANKYDIADLKNACEESLLEDINSGNVLERLQEAWLYQLNKLKKGCLTYLFDFGKIYDVRDEINNFFRQADRDLMLEMFQEVLTVWKPA; encoded by the exons ATGACGGACACAAAGGTAGAGACGATATCAAGGTTAGCTCAATGGAGGATCGATAACTTCGGAGCATCCACTTACAAGCGATCTGACCCTTTTAAAATTGGTATTTGGAACTG GCACTTATCAATTGAAAAGAACCGGTATTTGTATATTCGGTTGTTTCCAGAACCATCTCGGCTTTCAAAAGAGCAGCTTCCTCCTCCGTTTGCTCGGTTTATGCTCCGTGTCACCACCACCGGCACCAACCGTAGACCTCACATATCTCCTG TGTATGAGAGGCTGCTTCGAACAAGTGATGACTTTGTGTGGCCTATTGATTCTGCGTTACAAGGTCGATTCATCATTGATGTTGAGTTCCTTGACCTGAAGATCTACTCACCAAAT GGCGGAGAAGGCAAATCTATATGGCCCAATGACATTATTTTGCAAGCTTTAGCTACCCAAAGTACTCTCCGGTGTCTCTCTCGTATGCTTGACGAGTCCATCCATGCTGATGTTACCATAAATACCGCTGATGGATCAGTGAAAGCTCACAGGGCGATACTGTCTGCTAGTTCTCCTGTATTCCACAGCATGTTCCTCCACGATCTCAGGGAGAAAGAGTCCTCTATGATCGACATAGAGGACATGTCAACAGAATCATGCACAGCCCTTCTCAGCTACCTGTATGGGACCATAAAACAAGAGGATTTCTGGAAGCACCGGTTGGCACTGCTGGGTGCGGCAAACAAGTATGACATTGCAGATTTGAAGAATGCTTGCGAGGAAAGTCTCCTAGAAGACATCAACTCGGGAAATGTCCTCGAAAGATTGCAAGAGGCTTGGCTTTACCAGCTAAATAAATTGAAGAAAGGTTGCTTAACGTATTTGTTTGATTTTGGCAAGATTTATGATGTTAGGGATGAAATAAACAACTTCTTCAGACAAGCAGATAGAGATCTGATGCTGGAGATGTTTCAAGAAGTGCTCACAGTTTGGAAGCCCGCGTAA
- the LOC104117902 gene encoding chlorophyllide a oxygenase, chloroplastic-like, with protein MTAITTALSLPFSLCRSTKSYTRKYVKGSFGVFAVYGEEGGMPDKTSSWLTLFNVEDPRSKVPQIKGRFLDANQALQVARYDLQYCDWRARQDVLTIMLLHERVVEVLNPLAREYKSIGTMKKELAELQGELSQAHNQVHISEARVSAALDKLAYMEELVNDRLLQERSTAESDCPSSSASTSTALLDTVKSKQPRRTLSVSGPVQDYSSRLKNFWYPVAFSADLKDDTMLPIDCFEQPWVIFRGNDGKPGCVQNTCAHRACPLDLGSVKEGRIQCPYHGWEYSTDGKCEKMPSTRLLNVKIKALPCFEQEGMIWIWPGNDPPAATLPSLLPPSGFQIHAEIVMELPVEHGLLLDNLLDLAHAPFTHTSTFAKGWSVPSLVKFLTPASGLQGYWDPYPIDMEFRPPCMVLSTIGISKPGKLEGQSTKQCSTHLHQLHVCLPASRHKTRLLYRMSLDFAPLLKHIPFMQYVWRHFAEQVLNEDLRLVLGQQDRMLNGANIWNLPVSYDKLGVRYRIWRDAVDSGAKQLPFSK; from the exons ATGACAGCCATTACTACTGCTCTTTCTCTTCCTTTCTCTTTGTGCCGCTCTACTAAGTCTTATACTAGAAAG TATGTCAAAGGGAGCTTTGGAGTTTTTGCAGTATATGGGGAGGAGGGTGGGATGCCAGATAAGACAAGTTCCTGGTTGACACTCTTTAATGTGGAAGATCCCAGGTCTAAAGTTCCACAAATTAAAGGCAGATTCTTGGATGCAAATCAAGCTTTACAAGTTGCTAGATATGATCTACAATACTGTGATTGGCGAGCTCGGCAAGATGTACTTACAATCATGCTGCTGCATGAAAGG GTTGTGGAAGTGTTGAACCCTCTAGCACGCgaatacaaatctattggaaccatgAAAAAGGAACTTGCAGAGTTGCAAGGAGAACTTTCTCAGGCCCACAACCAG GTACATATATCTGAGGCCCGGGTTTCTGCTGCTTTGGATAAGCTAGCTTACATGGAAGAGTTGGTTAATGATAGGCTTCTGCAAGAGAGAAGCACGGCAGAATCAGATTGCCCGTCCTCCTCTGCCAGTACGTCAACAGCATTATTGGATACTGTTAAAAGCAAGCAACCCCGAAGAACCTTGAGTGTGTCAGGTCCTGTCCAAGATTACAGTTCCCGTTTGAAGAACTTTTGGTACCCTGTTGCTTTCTCCGCAGATCTTAAGGATGACACCATG TTACCGATTGATTGCTTTGAGCAACCATGGGTGATCTTTCGCGGGAATGATGGAAAACCTGGATGTGTACAGAATACATGTGCACATAGAGCCTGCCCCCTTGATCTTGGCTCAGTGAAAGAGGGACGCATTCAGTGCCCTTATCACG GATGGGAATATTCGACTGATGGCAAGTGTGAGAAAATGCCATCAACACGATTACTGAATGTAAAGATCAAAGCACTGCCCTGCTTTGAGCAAGAGGGAATGATATGGATTTGGCCAGGAAATGACCCCCCTGCAGCTACCCTTCCTTCTTTACTACCGCCTTCTGGATTTCAAATCCATGCGGAG ATAGTCATGGAACTTCCAGTGGAACATGGGCTATTATTAGACAATCTGTTGGATCTTGCACATGCTCCTTTCACCCATACATCAACCTTTGCTAAAGGATGGAGTGTCCCAAG CTTGGTGAAGTTTTTGACTCCTGCATCTGGTCTGCAAGGATATTGGGATCCTTATCCAATAGATATGGAATTTAGACCACCTTGTATGGTTTTATCAACCATTGGAATCTCAAAGCCAGGCAAATTGGAGGGGCAGAGTACCAAGCAGTGTTCTACACACCTTCATCAACTTCATGTTTGCTTACCTGCATCACGACACAAGACACGGTTATTATATAGGATGTCACTGGATTTTGCTCCCCTGCTGAAACACATCCCTTTCATGCAATATGTTTGGAGACATTTTGCTGAACAG GTTTTAAATGAAGACCTACGGCTTGTGTTGGGCCAGCAGGATCGCATGCTCAATGGCGCCAATATTTGGAACCTGCCAGTGTCTTACGATAAGCTAGGTGTGAGGTATAGAATATGGAGAGATGCTGTAGACAGTGGAGCAAAGCAGCTACCATTCAGCAAATAA
- the LOC104117901 gene encoding filament-like plant protein isoform X3 has protein sequence MEKRKWLWKRKPSDKSPGETESSGSLSSHSERYSDEQSPEITSKAATIDDEAKESLRSLTEKLSAALVNVSAKEDLVKQHAKVAEEAIAGWEKAESEVAVVKQQLDAAVQQNLSLEVRASHLDGALKECVRQLRQARDEQEKRIQEAVAEKNEWESEKAALENQLLKLRSQVETCKAETLTSTDFDILVRLDCLEKENTALKIELHSCSEELEIRTIERDLSTQAAESASKQQLESIKKVTKLEAECRKLQAMARKASPFNDQRSSAVSSYYVESVTDSQSDSGERLNTVDNDGLKMNKLETNEYEPSCSNSWASALIAELDQFKNEKATHKTLAACSIEIDMMDDFLEMERLAALSETANKTPSITSDAVPHDSPNVENHLAAEYDSISQRVAELEQKMEKTEAEKAELENALSECQDALKVSSVQLKESQTRLEELEKELDAVNESKELLEFQLFGMEVEARTMSANIGSLKTEIEREQSLSSDMEAKCRELENELQKVELEQTSGSSGEVKIKQEDLAVAADKLAECQKTIASLGKQLQSLATLEDFLIDTANLSGGESVVAKAGGELWKLHVNETFTPKRDSDPSKVEEENASHGNEGECSSASSSSSSTQATTAKSKNGFGKLFSRSKSGLPTIKVNDDN, from the exons ATGGAAAAGAGGAAATGGTTGTGGAAGAGGAAACCTTCCGATAAGAGCCCTGGTGAAACGGAGAGTTCTGGTTCATTGTCTTCGCATTCAGAGAGATACTCTGATGAGCAG TCACCAGAGATAACCTCAAAAGCTGCAACTATTGATGATGAAGCCAAGGAAAGCTTGAGAAGTTTGACAGAGAAGTTATCAGCTGCTCTTGTCAATGTTAGTGCCAAAGAAGACTTAGTTAAGCAGCATGCTAAAGTAGCTGAAGAAGCTATTGCAG GTTGGGAAAAGGCAGAAAGTGAAGTTGCAGTTGTAAAGCAACAACTAGATGCAGCTGTGCAGCAGAACTTGTCTTTGGAAGTTCGTGCCAGCCATCTTGATGGTGCACTAAAGGAATGTGTCAGGCAGTTGAGACAAGCTAGGGATGAGCAAGAGAAACGAATTCAAGAAGCTGTTGCAGAGAAAAATGAATGGGAATCTGAAAAAGCTGCACTTGAAAACCAGCTACTTAAGCTCCGGTCACAAGTAGAGACTTGCAAAGCTGAAACTCTTACTTCTACCGATTTTGATATCCTTGTCAGGCTTGATTGTCTAGAGAAGGAGAATACAGCTCTCAAAATTGAGCTTCACTCTTGTTCGGAGGAGTTGGAAATTAGGACCATCGAGAGGGATTTGAGTACTCAAGCAGCAGAATCCGCTAGCAAGCAGCAGCTAGAAAGCATAAAAAAGGTGACCAAGCTTGAAGCTGAGTGTCGAAAACTTCAGGCCATGGCTCGCAAAGCATCCCCATTTAATGATCAACGTTCCTCTGCTGTTTCATCTTACTATGTAGAGTCTGTCACTGATAGTCAGTCTGACAGCGGAGAGCGGTTAAATACAGTCGACAACGATGGCCTTAAGATGAATAAACTGGAAACAAATGAATATGAACCAAGTTGCTCTAATTCATGGGCTTCGGCGCTCATTGCTGAGCTTGATCAATTTAAGAATGAAAAGGCCACGCATAAAACTCTTGCTGCCTGTTCTATCGAAATTGATATGATGGATGACTTCTTGGAGATGGAGCGGCTTGCTGCATTATCTGAAACTGCTAATAAGACACCTTCAATTACATCTGATGCTGTTCCTCATGACTCCCCCAATGTCGAGAACCATTTGGCAGCAGAATATGATTCCATTTCACAAAGGGTGGCTGAATTAGAACAAAAGATGGAAAAGACAGAAGCAGAGAAAGCTGAACTGGAGAATGCTCTAAGCGAGTGTCAAGATGCCCTTAAGGTGTCCTCTGTGCAGCTTAAGGAAAGTCAAACCAGATTGGAAGAGCTGGAGAAGGAGCTAGATGCGGTGAATGAGTCAAAAGAGTTGCTTGAGTTTCAACTCTTTGGCATGGAGGTAGAAGCACGGACCATGTCTGCAAATATTGGTTCTTTGAAGACAGAGATTGAAAGAGAACAATCCTTGTCATCAGACATGGAAGCTAAGTGTCGTGAATTGGAAAATGAGCTCCAGAAAGTTGAGCTTGAGCAAACTTCTGGTTCAAGTGGTGAAGTGAAAATAAAACAG GAGGATTTAGCGGTGGCTGCTGACAAGCTTGCAGAATGCCAGAAAACAATTGCATCCCTTGGAAAACAGCTACAGTCCCTAGCCACTCTGGAAGATTTCCTGATAGACACTGCAAATCTTAGTGGGGGAGAATCAGTTGTTGCTAAAGCGGGAGGAGAACTGTGGAAATTGCACGTAAATGAGACATTTACCCCAAAACGCGATTCTGATCCGTCCAAGGTCGAGGAAGAGAATGCGAGTCATGGAAATGAAGGGGAATGCTCATCagcatcttcatcttcatcatctacTCAGGCAACCACTGCCAAAAGCAAAAATGGTTTTGGGAAATTGTTCTCTCGGAGTAAGAGCGGACTCCCAACGATAAAAGTTAATGACGATAATTAA
- the LOC104117901 gene encoding filament-like plant protein isoform X1 gives MEKRKWLWKRKPSDKSPGETESSGSLSSHSERYSDEQLEQDALKEFPYHDKQSPEITSKAATIDDEAKESLRSLTEKLSAALVNVSAKEDLVKQHAKVAEEAIAGWEKAESEVAVVKQQLDAAVQQNLSLEVRASHLDGALKECVRQLRQARDEQEKRIQEAVAEKNEWESEKAALENQLLKLRSQVETCKAETLTSTDFDILVRLDCLEKENTALKIELHSCSEELEIRTIERDLSTQAAESASKQQLESIKKVTKLEAECRKLQAMARKASPFNDQRSSAVSSYYVESVTDSQSDSGERLNTVDNDGLKMNKLETNEYEPSCSNSWASALIAELDQFKNEKATHKTLAACSIEIDMMDDFLEMERLAALSETANKTPSITSDAVPHDSPNVENHLAAEYDSISQRVAELEQKMEKTEAEKAELENALSECQDALKVSSVQLKESQTRLEELEKELDAVNESKELLEFQLFGMEVEARTMSANIGSLKTEIEREQSLSSDMEAKCRELENELQKVELEQTSGSSGEVKIKQEDLAVAADKLAECQKTIASLGKQLQSLATLEDFLIDTANLSGGESVVAKAGGELWKLHVNETFTPKRDSDPSKVEEENASHGNEGECSSASSSSSSTQATTAKSKNGFGKLFSRSKSGLPTIKVNDDN, from the exons ATGGAAAAGAGGAAATGGTTGTGGAAGAGGAAACCTTCCGATAAGAGCCCTGGTGAAACGGAGAGTTCTGGTTCATTGTCTTCGCATTCAGAGAGATACTCTGATGAGCAG TTGGAGCAGGATGCACTGAAAGAATTTCCTTACCATGACAAGCAGTCACCAGAGATAACCTCAAAAGCTGCAACTATTGATGATGAAGCCAAGGAAAGCTTGAGAAGTTTGACAGAGAAGTTATCAGCTGCTCTTGTCAATGTTAGTGCCAAAGAAGACTTAGTTAAGCAGCATGCTAAAGTAGCTGAAGAAGCTATTGCAG GTTGGGAAAAGGCAGAAAGTGAAGTTGCAGTTGTAAAGCAACAACTAGATGCAGCTGTGCAGCAGAACTTGTCTTTGGAAGTTCGTGCCAGCCATCTTGATGGTGCACTAAAGGAATGTGTCAGGCAGTTGAGACAAGCTAGGGATGAGCAAGAGAAACGAATTCAAGAAGCTGTTGCAGAGAAAAATGAATGGGAATCTGAAAAAGCTGCACTTGAAAACCAGCTACTTAAGCTCCGGTCACAAGTAGAGACTTGCAAAGCTGAAACTCTTACTTCTACCGATTTTGATATCCTTGTCAGGCTTGATTGTCTAGAGAAGGAGAATACAGCTCTCAAAATTGAGCTTCACTCTTGTTCGGAGGAGTTGGAAATTAGGACCATCGAGAGGGATTTGAGTACTCAAGCAGCAGAATCCGCTAGCAAGCAGCAGCTAGAAAGCATAAAAAAGGTGACCAAGCTTGAAGCTGAGTGTCGAAAACTTCAGGCCATGGCTCGCAAAGCATCCCCATTTAATGATCAACGTTCCTCTGCTGTTTCATCTTACTATGTAGAGTCTGTCACTGATAGTCAGTCTGACAGCGGAGAGCGGTTAAATACAGTCGACAACGATGGCCTTAAGATGAATAAACTGGAAACAAATGAATATGAACCAAGTTGCTCTAATTCATGGGCTTCGGCGCTCATTGCTGAGCTTGATCAATTTAAGAATGAAAAGGCCACGCATAAAACTCTTGCTGCCTGTTCTATCGAAATTGATATGATGGATGACTTCTTGGAGATGGAGCGGCTTGCTGCATTATCTGAAACTGCTAATAAGACACCTTCAATTACATCTGATGCTGTTCCTCATGACTCCCCCAATGTCGAGAACCATTTGGCAGCAGAATATGATTCCATTTCACAAAGGGTGGCTGAATTAGAACAAAAGATGGAAAAGACAGAAGCAGAGAAAGCTGAACTGGAGAATGCTCTAAGCGAGTGTCAAGATGCCCTTAAGGTGTCCTCTGTGCAGCTTAAGGAAAGTCAAACCAGATTGGAAGAGCTGGAGAAGGAGCTAGATGCGGTGAATGAGTCAAAAGAGTTGCTTGAGTTTCAACTCTTTGGCATGGAGGTAGAAGCACGGACCATGTCTGCAAATATTGGTTCTTTGAAGACAGAGATTGAAAGAGAACAATCCTTGTCATCAGACATGGAAGCTAAGTGTCGTGAATTGGAAAATGAGCTCCAGAAAGTTGAGCTTGAGCAAACTTCTGGTTCAAGTGGTGAAGTGAAAATAAAACAG GAGGATTTAGCGGTGGCTGCTGACAAGCTTGCAGAATGCCAGAAAACAATTGCATCCCTTGGAAAACAGCTACAGTCCCTAGCCACTCTGGAAGATTTCCTGATAGACACTGCAAATCTTAGTGGGGGAGAATCAGTTGTTGCTAAAGCGGGAGGAGAACTGTGGAAATTGCACGTAAATGAGACATTTACCCCAAAACGCGATTCTGATCCGTCCAAGGTCGAGGAAGAGAATGCGAGTCATGGAAATGAAGGGGAATGCTCATCagcatcttcatcttcatcatctacTCAGGCAACCACTGCCAAAAGCAAAAATGGTTTTGGGAAATTGTTCTCTCGGAGTAAGAGCGGACTCCCAACGATAAAAGTTAATGACGATAATTAA
- the LOC104117901 gene encoding filament-like plant protein isoform X2 has protein sequence MEKRKWLWKRKPSDKSPGETESSGSLSSHSERYSDEQDALKEFPYHDKQSPEITSKAATIDDEAKESLRSLTEKLSAALVNVSAKEDLVKQHAKVAEEAIAGWEKAESEVAVVKQQLDAAVQQNLSLEVRASHLDGALKECVRQLRQARDEQEKRIQEAVAEKNEWESEKAALENQLLKLRSQVETCKAETLTSTDFDILVRLDCLEKENTALKIELHSCSEELEIRTIERDLSTQAAESASKQQLESIKKVTKLEAECRKLQAMARKASPFNDQRSSAVSSYYVESVTDSQSDSGERLNTVDNDGLKMNKLETNEYEPSCSNSWASALIAELDQFKNEKATHKTLAACSIEIDMMDDFLEMERLAALSETANKTPSITSDAVPHDSPNVENHLAAEYDSISQRVAELEQKMEKTEAEKAELENALSECQDALKVSSVQLKESQTRLEELEKELDAVNESKELLEFQLFGMEVEARTMSANIGSLKTEIEREQSLSSDMEAKCRELENELQKVELEQTSGSSGEVKIKQEDLAVAADKLAECQKTIASLGKQLQSLATLEDFLIDTANLSGGESVVAKAGGELWKLHVNETFTPKRDSDPSKVEEENASHGNEGECSSASSSSSSTQATTAKSKNGFGKLFSRSKSGLPTIKVNDDN, from the exons ATGGAAAAGAGGAAATGGTTGTGGAAGAGGAAACCTTCCGATAAGAGCCCTGGTGAAACGGAGAGTTCTGGTTCATTGTCTTCGCATTCAGAGAGATACTCTGATGAGCAG GATGCACTGAAAGAATTTCCTTACCATGACAAGCAGTCACCAGAGATAACCTCAAAAGCTGCAACTATTGATGATGAAGCCAAGGAAAGCTTGAGAAGTTTGACAGAGAAGTTATCAGCTGCTCTTGTCAATGTTAGTGCCAAAGAAGACTTAGTTAAGCAGCATGCTAAAGTAGCTGAAGAAGCTATTGCAG GTTGGGAAAAGGCAGAAAGTGAAGTTGCAGTTGTAAAGCAACAACTAGATGCAGCTGTGCAGCAGAACTTGTCTTTGGAAGTTCGTGCCAGCCATCTTGATGGTGCACTAAAGGAATGTGTCAGGCAGTTGAGACAAGCTAGGGATGAGCAAGAGAAACGAATTCAAGAAGCTGTTGCAGAGAAAAATGAATGGGAATCTGAAAAAGCTGCACTTGAAAACCAGCTACTTAAGCTCCGGTCACAAGTAGAGACTTGCAAAGCTGAAACTCTTACTTCTACCGATTTTGATATCCTTGTCAGGCTTGATTGTCTAGAGAAGGAGAATACAGCTCTCAAAATTGAGCTTCACTCTTGTTCGGAGGAGTTGGAAATTAGGACCATCGAGAGGGATTTGAGTACTCAAGCAGCAGAATCCGCTAGCAAGCAGCAGCTAGAAAGCATAAAAAAGGTGACCAAGCTTGAAGCTGAGTGTCGAAAACTTCAGGCCATGGCTCGCAAAGCATCCCCATTTAATGATCAACGTTCCTCTGCTGTTTCATCTTACTATGTAGAGTCTGTCACTGATAGTCAGTCTGACAGCGGAGAGCGGTTAAATACAGTCGACAACGATGGCCTTAAGATGAATAAACTGGAAACAAATGAATATGAACCAAGTTGCTCTAATTCATGGGCTTCGGCGCTCATTGCTGAGCTTGATCAATTTAAGAATGAAAAGGCCACGCATAAAACTCTTGCTGCCTGTTCTATCGAAATTGATATGATGGATGACTTCTTGGAGATGGAGCGGCTTGCTGCATTATCTGAAACTGCTAATAAGACACCTTCAATTACATCTGATGCTGTTCCTCATGACTCCCCCAATGTCGAGAACCATTTGGCAGCAGAATATGATTCCATTTCACAAAGGGTGGCTGAATTAGAACAAAAGATGGAAAAGACAGAAGCAGAGAAAGCTGAACTGGAGAATGCTCTAAGCGAGTGTCAAGATGCCCTTAAGGTGTCCTCTGTGCAGCTTAAGGAAAGTCAAACCAGATTGGAAGAGCTGGAGAAGGAGCTAGATGCGGTGAATGAGTCAAAAGAGTTGCTTGAGTTTCAACTCTTTGGCATGGAGGTAGAAGCACGGACCATGTCTGCAAATATTGGTTCTTTGAAGACAGAGATTGAAAGAGAACAATCCTTGTCATCAGACATGGAAGCTAAGTGTCGTGAATTGGAAAATGAGCTCCAGAAAGTTGAGCTTGAGCAAACTTCTGGTTCAAGTGGTGAAGTGAAAATAAAACAG GAGGATTTAGCGGTGGCTGCTGACAAGCTTGCAGAATGCCAGAAAACAATTGCATCCCTTGGAAAACAGCTACAGTCCCTAGCCACTCTGGAAGATTTCCTGATAGACACTGCAAATCTTAGTGGGGGAGAATCAGTTGTTGCTAAAGCGGGAGGAGAACTGTGGAAATTGCACGTAAATGAGACATTTACCCCAAAACGCGATTCTGATCCGTCCAAGGTCGAGGAAGAGAATGCGAGTCATGGAAATGAAGGGGAATGCTCATCagcatcttcatcttcatcatctacTCAGGCAACCACTGCCAAAAGCAAAAATGGTTTTGGGAAATTGTTCTCTCGGAGTAAGAGCGGACTCCCAACGATAAAAGTTAATGACGATAATTAA